In one window of Fictibacillus phosphorivorans DNA:
- a CDS encoding anti-sigma factor domain-containing protein — translation MEPKTCDNLLEYYNGLLEGKEKDAFEKHLKQCDACQEEWAEWQDLTADLPYLSEEAEPPVGMKERILTNVTASHSSLKHHKAQPVNQTDEIRTKVSPISQRKSKSWVQGLLAAGLLLSLGTNAYLFTENNKNEQVIQEQINKTFKTVQLASEETESTGIASMVQENDTMNLVVQTNNLTQVKGTETYQVWLIEGDKPYRAGTFTPDENGNGAVVFPVKFEGDHQWDAVAISHEPTPNSKKPVGTIVMASNL, via the coding sequence ATGGAGCCGAAAACTTGCGATAATTTGCTTGAATATTATAATGGCCTGCTAGAAGGTAAAGAAAAAGATGCCTTCGAAAAACATTTAAAGCAATGCGACGCCTGCCAAGAAGAATGGGCAGAATGGCAAGACCTTACAGCTGATCTTCCATATTTATCAGAAGAGGCAGAACCTCCGGTTGGAATGAAAGAACGTATTTTAACGAATGTAACGGCTTCTCATTCAAGCCTTAAGCATCACAAAGCACAGCCTGTTAATCAAACAGACGAAATCAGGACAAAGGTTTCTCCAATATCGCAACGTAAATCCAAATCATGGGTGCAAGGCTTACTTGCAGCTGGCCTGTTGTTATCTTTAGGAACGAACGCATACCTATTTACTGAAAACAACAAAAATGAACAGGTTATCCAAGAACAGATCAACAAAACGTTCAAGACGGTCCAACTGGCTTCAGAAGAGACAGAATCGACAGGGATAGCCTCGATGGTACAAGAAAATGATACGATGAACCTTGTTGTTCAAACGAATAATTTAACTCAAGTTAAAGGAACAGAGACCTATCAGGTTTGGCTGATCGAAGGAGATAAACCTTATCGAGCGGGCACATTTACTCCAGACGAAAATGGAAATGGTGCAGTGGTTTTCCCCGTCAAATTTGAAGGCGATCACCAATGGGATGCTGTTGCAATCTCGCATGAACCGACACCAAACAGTAAAAAACCAGTGGGCACGATAGTTATGGCCTCTAATTTATAA
- a CDS encoding histidine phosphatase family protein: MKITAIRHCKADGQESHAALTAEGDQQAIELADFLEGQHFDCVISSPFKRAIDSIKPFVELNKHSILIDDRLSERILSADNDPNWRDNLERTYTEEHLKFPGGESTFEAKQRISSFIKELQKESYQSVLIVTHGNLLSLMINLFDPSFGFKEWELLSNPDVYLIDVSLKDVSKLWAS, from the coding sequence ATGAAGATTACTGCTATTAGACATTGTAAAGCGGACGGTCAGGAAAGTCATGCTGCTCTCACTGCTGAAGGAGATCAGCAAGCCATAGAACTGGCTGACTTTTTAGAGGGGCAACATTTTGATTGTGTGATCTCGAGTCCATTCAAGAGAGCCATCGACAGCATTAAACCTTTTGTAGAGTTAAATAAACACTCCATATTGATAGATGATCGATTATCTGAACGTATTCTTTCTGCTGATAACGACCCGAATTGGAGAGATAATTTAGAACGTACATATACAGAAGAACATTTAAAGTTTCCTGGTGGTGAGTCCACATTTGAAGCAAAGCAAAGAATCTCTTCCTTCATTAAAGAGTTGCAAAAAGAATCCTATCAATCCGTTCTCATCGTTACCCATGGAAATCTGCTTAGCTTGATGATTAATTTGTTTGATCCATCATTCGGTTTTAAGGAATGGGAGCTTCTCTCCAATCCAGATGTCTATCTTATTGATGTTTCTCTAAAAGATGTATCCAAGCTGTGGGCGTCTTAA
- a CDS encoding RNA polymerase sigma factor, producing the protein MGRTSDYELYLKVQEENKEALEMLYDRYEKLLFSFSFKMLRQKELAEEAVQDVFMKLWRKKGLYSDDKGKFSSWLLTVTRNACIDLIRKQQKNEVEILEKDIDYERTESVEETVTWNEERESLKEAVSSLTEEQQDIVEMFYFKGYSQSDIAEQKNIPLGTVKGRIRLALKHLKKIYQERGDKYGAENLR; encoded by the coding sequence ATGGGTAGAACTTCTGATTACGAACTTTATTTAAAAGTTCAAGAAGAAAATAAAGAAGCCCTTGAAATGCTATATGATCGATATGAAAAGCTATTGTTTTCTTTTTCATTTAAAATGTTGAGGCAAAAAGAGTTAGCTGAAGAGGCAGTTCAAGACGTTTTTATGAAACTGTGGCGAAAAAAGGGACTCTATTCAGATGATAAAGGGAAATTTTCTTCATGGCTTTTAACCGTTACAAGAAATGCCTGTATTGATTTAATACGAAAGCAACAAAAGAATGAAGTTGAGATTCTTGAAAAAGATATAGATTACGAACGAACTGAGAGTGTTGAAGAGACTGTTACGTGGAACGAGGAAAGAGAGAGTCTGAAGGAGGCTGTTTCTTCTTTAACAGAAGAACAGCAAGATATCGTAGAGATGTTTTATTTTAAAGGCTATTCCCAATCAGACATCGCAGAGCAAAAGAACATTCCTCTTGGTACGGTAAAAGGAAGGATACGTTTAGCTCTGAAACATTTAAAAAAGATCTATCAAGAGAGGGGGGATAAGTATGGAGCCGAAAACTTGCGATAA
- a CDS encoding ArsR/SmtB family transcription factor codes for MQEIYHIREVEQLKVISDPLRIKILWEILDEAKTGKILSDLLEVPAPKIHYHLKELERVGLINVERTEEKNGIVQKFYRPVAHSFSIAEILPDQRHAVRDELSDALKENILVSLEKTKSMVRKLDPEILAYSDSPLKFGYRHVKLSSDQVKLLHDKAKEISDLISEFKKNESDDGEIYHYFMLSFPLKETPYPEEELE; via the coding sequence ATGCAGGAAATATATCATATACGCGAAGTTGAGCAGTTAAAGGTTATCTCTGACCCCTTGCGAATCAAAATCCTATGGGAGATATTAGATGAAGCTAAGACAGGAAAGATCTTATCAGACCTATTAGAAGTTCCAGCACCAAAGATTCATTATCATCTAAAAGAACTTGAACGTGTAGGTTTAATTAACGTTGAGAGAACAGAAGAAAAGAATGGCATTGTACAAAAGTTCTACAGACCTGTAGCCCACTCATTTTCGATTGCCGAAATATTGCCTGATCAAAGGCATGCTGTAAGAGATGAACTTTCAGATGCACTTAAAGAAAATATATTAGTTTCTCTTGAAAAGACAAAATCTATGGTTCGTAAATTAGATCCTGAAATACTAGCTTATTCAGATTCTCCTCTTAAATTTGGTTATAGACATGTAAAACTTTCTTCCGATCAAGTAAAACTGTTACATGACAAAGCAAAAGAAATATCTGACTTAATCTCAGAATTCAAAAAGAATGAAAGTGACGATGGTGAGATCTATCACTACTTTATGCTCTCTTTTCCTTTGAAAGAAACACCTTATCCTGAAGAGGAGCTAGAGTAA
- the motB gene encoding flagellar motor protein MotB has translation MLAKKKKHHDEHVDESWLIPYADMLTLLLALFIVLFAMSEIDAQKFKQMASAFRNEFTGGTGVMEEQVPIPSPDSTPIPDAQKEVISKEEKERLEAAKKELEQLEEMERKINAYIETNKLDSSLQTKLTENGLLITILDNALFDSGSATVKPGSVEIGKKLSDLLVTTPPRNIVIAGHTDNVPISTANFQSNWELSALRGINFMRVLLENPALKPNQVSASGYGEYRPKSENKTPEGRAKNRRVEVLVLPNVSLKSVQ, from the coding sequence CTGTTGGCTAAAAAGAAAAAGCATCATGATGAACATGTGGATGAATCTTGGCTCATTCCTTATGCAGACATGCTCACCCTTTTGTTGGCTTTGTTCATCGTCTTGTTTGCTATGAGTGAGATCGATGCTCAAAAATTTAAACAGATGGCCAGTGCCTTTCGAAACGAATTCACAGGCGGAACAGGTGTTATGGAAGAACAGGTTCCTATTCCTTCTCCTGACTCCACTCCTATTCCTGATGCGCAAAAAGAAGTCATCTCTAAGGAAGAGAAAGAACGTCTAGAAGCAGCAAAGAAAGAACTTGAACAATTAGAAGAGATGGAAAGAAAGATCAATGCCTATATTGAAACCAACAAACTAGATTCTAGTCTGCAAACAAAGCTGACGGAGAACGGCTTGTTGATCACGATCTTAGATAATGCTCTGTTCGATTCTGGAAGTGCTACAGTAAAACCAGGTTCTGTAGAGATCGGCAAAAAACTATCTGATCTGCTTGTTACTACGCCACCCCGAAATATTGTCATCGCCGGTCATACGGATAACGTACCGATCAGCACGGCAAACTTTCAATCCAACTGGGAACTGAGCGCGTTAAGAGGCATTAACTTTATGCGCGTTCTTCTCGAGAATCCTGCGTTGAAACCGAATCAGGTCAGCGCAAGCGGCTATGGAGAGTATCGTCCGAAGTCAGAGAACAAAACACCTGAAGGACGGGCAAAAAACCGTCGCGTTGAAGTGCTCGTTCTTCCGAATGTTAGTTTGAAATCTGTGCAGTGA
- a CDS encoding NAD-dependent epimerase/dehydratase family protein: MMKVLLIGGTRFLGKHVADSFNNNHHEVTLFHRGKTSKKGLTENVHEIIGDRDLDLSSLKSESWDIVVDTCGYFPRQVRKSAEALQKEGTFYIFISSVSVYEDQSVRNITEEAQTADLIDSTITEIGEHYGALKAACEQEVLEIFGENALIVRPGLIVGPHDYTDRFTYWPDRGVRGGEILIPEMKDPTVRFIDVRDLANWIVRMAENKENGIYQAVGGVYDFNEVVQKCLQSQEHSTIVPVAESFLLKENVGEWVELPLWISSEDYRGLDYADDSKAINKGLIFRPIEETIKDTADWSQSRNLKPDDWKAGLHPDKEKQLLKKWNESVKLS, from the coding sequence ATGATGAAAGTATTACTTATTGGCGGCACTCGTTTTTTAGGAAAACATGTAGCAGATTCTTTTAACAACAATCATCATGAAGTGACTTTGTTTCATAGAGGGAAAACATCAAAGAAAGGGTTAACAGAAAACGTTCATGAGATTATTGGTGACAGAGATCTTGATCTGTCTTCACTTAAGAGTGAATCTTGGGACATTGTAGTGGATACGTGTGGTTATTTTCCGAGGCAGGTCCGTAAATCAGCTGAAGCACTCCAGAAAGAAGGAACTTTCTATATCTTTATTTCTTCAGTATCTGTTTATGAAGATCAGTCCGTTCGAAACATTACGGAGGAAGCGCAAACCGCTGACCTTATTGATTCAACCATTACTGAGATCGGTGAACATTACGGTGCCCTTAAAGCAGCTTGTGAACAAGAGGTCTTAGAGATATTCGGTGAGAATGCTTTGATCGTGCGTCCAGGTTTGATTGTTGGCCCCCATGATTACACAGATCGTTTCACTTATTGGCCAGACAGGGGTGTTCGAGGCGGAGAAATTTTAATCCCTGAGATGAAAGATCCGACCGTTCGATTCATTGATGTTCGTGATCTAGCGAATTGGATCGTAAGGATGGCTGAGAATAAGGAGAACGGGATCTATCAAGCAGTTGGAGGTGTGTATGACTTCAATGAGGTTGTTCAAAAATGTTTGCAAAGTCAAGAACACTCGACAATCGTTCCTGTGGCCGAATCCTTCTTGTTAAAGGAGAACGTCGGCGAATGGGTTGAGTTGCCACTCTGGATATCAAGTGAAGATTATCGTGGTCTTGATTATGCGGATGATTCTAAAGCGATAAACAAAGGATTGATTTTTCGACCGATAGAAGAAACGATAAAAGATACTGCAGATTGGTCTCAAAGCCGAAACTTAAAACCAGATGACTGGAAAGCAGGCTTACATCCTGATAAAGAAAAGCAGCTTCTAAAAAAATGGAACGAAAGTGTAAAGTTAAGCTAA
- the motA gene encoding flagellar motor stator protein MotA produces the protein MDRTTLIGVILGILAVGVGMFLKGASPTALLNPAALLIIFAGTGAAILIAFPMNEIKKIPALFKILFKEQKLIDMKELVTIFIEWATVARKEGLLALEPKAEEVDDPFLQQGIKMIVDGQPPEFIKDVLMKDLETMEERHASNATIFTQAGTYAPTLGVLGAVVGLVAALGNMADITALGKAISAAFIATLFGIFSGYVLWHPFANKLKRKSKKEIMIKEIMIEGLLSIQDGTSPKILEEKLLTYIPTSERDQYKAGGSVG, from the coding sequence ATGGATCGCACAACATTAATCGGAGTCATTCTCGGCATACTGGCTGTGGGTGTCGGAATGTTTTTAAAAGGCGCAAGTCCAACTGCCTTATTGAACCCAGCAGCATTGCTTATTATATTTGCCGGAACGGGAGCAGCTATCCTCATCGCATTTCCAATGAATGAAATTAAAAAGATTCCTGCTCTTTTCAAAATTTTATTTAAAGAACAAAAACTCATCGATATGAAAGAGCTTGTAACGATTTTTATTGAATGGGCAACAGTCGCTCGTAAAGAAGGATTGCTCGCGCTAGAACCTAAAGCAGAAGAAGTGGATGATCCCTTCCTTCAACAAGGAATCAAGATGATTGTAGACGGTCAGCCTCCTGAATTCATCAAAGATGTCTTGATGAAAGATTTAGAAACGATGGAAGAACGTCATGCAAGCAACGCTACGATCTTTACTCAAGCTGGTACATATGCGCCTACTCTTGGCGTTTTAGGGGCAGTAGTTGGATTAGTCGCAGCACTAGGAAATATGGCAGACATCACCGCTTTAGGAAAAGCGATATCTGCAGCTTTTATCGCTACGCTGTTTGGTATTTTCTCTGGATATGTATTGTGGCATCCTTTTGCCAACAAGTTAAAGCGCAAATCGAAAAAAGAAATCATGATCAAAGAGATTATGATAGAAGGACTTTTATCTATTCAAGACGGAACTTCACCAAAAATATTAGAAGAAAAACTGTTAACGTATATTCCAACTAGCGAACGCGATCAATACAAAGCAGGTGGTTCTGTTGGCTAA
- the spoIIP gene encoding stage II sporulation protein P has product MFTPQLNMKRLPLLLAGAMLFIVVATSFITSFEHKYRLSSSTMHKWLTEFSGEALVYFIGWENRYFTQELPKESEPPALSSVLFELTTSIKPGDIRSLLGNELPGFALYDSTIIVAGEGTDYTNLAYESPPPMELLLSGEEAEVQDIERLEDPDPSDSENPPGQTTSGKKIAYIYHSHSWESFLPHLKGVTNPDHAIHSKVNITMVGKKLGEELEARGIGTTVDMTNMTELLRKNNTDYRKSYPMSRTLVQSAMSSNQDIDLIFDLHRDSMRGKSTTTEINGKSYARTLFVIGKANPNFENNQKAAQEINAILDKKYPGLSRGVIGKNKTQGNGVYNQDLSDHALLIEFGGVDNNMDELYRSAEAVAEAVAEYYWKENGAKKE; this is encoded by the coding sequence ATGTTCACCCCGCAATTGAATATGAAGCGTTTACCCTTATTACTTGCCGGAGCCATGCTATTTATCGTCGTAGCCACAAGCTTTATCACATCCTTTGAACACAAATATCGATTGAGTTCATCAACCATGCATAAGTGGCTAACGGAATTTTCTGGTGAAGCACTTGTTTATTTTATAGGATGGGAAAATCGATATTTTACACAAGAGCTTCCAAAAGAGAGTGAACCCCCGGCTTTATCAAGTGTTCTGTTTGAATTAACGACAAGCATAAAGCCTGGGGATATCCGTAGTCTATTAGGAAACGAACTTCCCGGATTTGCGCTCTATGATTCAACGATCATTGTTGCCGGAGAAGGAACGGATTACACAAACCTAGCGTATGAATCACCGCCACCGATGGAACTGCTGTTAAGTGGTGAAGAGGCAGAAGTTCAAGATATCGAGCGATTGGAAGATCCAGATCCTTCTGATTCAGAGAATCCTCCGGGCCAAACGACGAGTGGAAAGAAGATCGCTTATATCTATCATTCGCACAGTTGGGAATCCTTCTTACCTCACTTAAAAGGTGTAACGAATCCTGATCATGCCATCCATTCTAAAGTAAACATCACGATGGTAGGAAAAAAACTCGGTGAGGAATTAGAGGCTAGAGGGATTGGGACAACCGTTGACATGACAAACATGACAGAGCTTTTACGAAAGAACAATACGGATTATCGTAAGAGTTACCCAATGTCACGTACACTCGTCCAAAGTGCGATGTCGAGTAACCAGGATATTGATTTGATTTTTGACCTGCATCGAGACTCGATGAGAGGAAAGTCTACCACTACAGAAATTAATGGGAAGTCTTACGCACGTACTTTATTCGTGATCGGTAAAGCGAATCCTAATTTTGAAAATAACCAAAAAGCAGCACAAGAGATCAATGCGATCTTAGATAAAAAATACCCTGGTTTAAGCCGAGGGGTTATCGGAAAAAACAAAACACAAGGAAATGGTGTGTATAATCAAGACCTTTCTGACCACGCTTTACTTATTGAATTTGGCGGTGTGGATAACAATATGGATGAGCTTTACAGAAGTGCAGAAGCAGTGGCTGAAGCAGTTGCAGAGTACTATTGGAAAGAAAATGGAGCGAAAAAAGAATAA
- a CDS encoding MFS transporter: MAEITAVLQKSETESLFKKRSFLFIWAITICSSFSIAIFQFSQSWYVVKTLDKEASLGIVFIAANVPRILFMAIGGVLADRVSRTKILFLANLLRTLLLVGLLIMLATGHLSLLSFIIFGLFFGALDAFVWPANGSLLPNVVDQSQLTRANSVIQTTQQSSLILGPMIGGLLVASSGGYILSFGVPAVMLLISAILAYMLNIPATTSSSTAKPGMWLSIKEGIDVVRQSAFLKALFLSTIFLNVFVIGPLMMGLPIFVKNVLDGSALDFSFIEGAMALGMLISSVIIGILNVKKRRGLMVTVSLFTMNIFFFLFSQSSTLFACMLTIFFIGITFPATNIPLISAVQSSVDKNLLGRLMGLLTMASMGLAPLSLAATSMLISYGFSIENIMSLGALSLIVVNLLIMWKLPALRKME, translated from the coding sequence ATGGCTGAAATAACAGCTGTACTCCAGAAAAGTGAAACAGAGTCTCTATTCAAAAAGCGCTCCTTTCTATTCATATGGGCGATAACGATCTGCTCTTCTTTTTCAATCGCCATCTTTCAATTCTCACAGAGCTGGTATGTTGTGAAGACTCTAGATAAAGAAGCCTCACTCGGCATTGTATTTATTGCAGCCAACGTTCCTCGTATTTTATTCATGGCTATTGGCGGCGTTCTAGCGGATCGAGTCAGCCGTACGAAAATCTTGTTTCTCGCTAACTTGTTAAGAACCCTTTTGTTAGTCGGGTTGTTGATCATGCTTGCAACAGGACATCTCTCCCTTCTGTCTTTTATCATTTTTGGTTTATTTTTCGGGGCCCTTGATGCTTTCGTATGGCCAGCAAACGGCTCTCTTCTGCCTAATGTTGTCGACCAATCTCAATTAACACGGGCAAATTCAGTCATTCAGACCACCCAACAAAGCTCGTTAATACTTGGACCGATGATTGGAGGTCTTCTTGTGGCAAGTAGCGGAGGATACATACTCTCGTTTGGTGTACCCGCTGTGATGCTTCTAATCTCTGCCATTCTTGCTTATATGTTAAATATCCCAGCTACCACGAGTTCAAGTACAGCAAAACCTGGCATGTGGCTATCTATAAAAGAAGGTATCGATGTAGTAAGACAATCCGCTTTTTTAAAAGCACTCTTTCTTAGTACGATCTTTCTGAATGTTTTCGTTATCGGACCGTTGATGATGGGATTGCCGATCTTCGTGAAAAACGTGCTCGACGGAAGCGCACTTGATTTTAGCTTTATTGAAGGTGCTATGGCTCTAGGCATGCTCATTAGCTCCGTTATTATAGGTATCTTAAACGTTAAGAAAAGACGCGGACTGATGGTGACAGTCTCTTTATTCACCATGAACATATTCTTTTTCTTATTTAGTCAAAGTTCCACCCTTTTTGCTTGTATGTTAACGATTTTCTTCATTGGCATTACGTTTCCCGCAACGAATATACCGCTTATTTCAGCGGTACAATCTTCCGTTGATAAAAACCTTCTAGGAAGATTGATGGGTTTGCTAACCATGGCAAGTATGGGGCTTGCTCCTTTATCACTTGCAGCAACGTCCATGTTGATCTCTTATGGCTTTTCTATTGAAAACATTATGTCTCTAGGTGCACTCTCTTTAATTGTTGTTAATCTTTTGATCATGTGGAAACTTCCTGCTTTAAGAAAAATGGAATAG
- a CDS encoding TlpA disulfide reductase family protein, with the protein MRIKSIVILLLFAGLIGLAFYTAMDEKEEQQTEVKEEENTGLKRGSKAPTFSLRTLDGKQVDLKDYRGKKVIVNFWATWCPPCREEMPEMEKFYNEYRNKDIEILAVNLEYSESNTEKVRKFVQEYKLSFPIPLDEKNTIGKQFRAVSIPTSYFIDEKGIIKNSHIGPMDYDFMKSEIDKMNR; encoded by the coding sequence ATGAGAATAAAGTCGATCGTTATCCTTCTGCTATTTGCTGGCTTGATTGGTCTAGCGTTTTATACGGCTATGGATGAGAAGGAAGAGCAACAAACAGAAGTTAAGGAAGAAGAGAATACCGGATTGAAACGTGGAAGTAAAGCACCCACCTTTTCATTACGAACGTTAGATGGAAAGCAAGTTGACTTAAAAGACTATCGTGGAAAAAAAGTGATCGTAAACTTTTGGGCTACGTGGTGTCCGCCATGTAGGGAGGAGATGCCCGAGATGGAGAAGTTCTATAATGAATATAGAAACAAAGATATAGAAATATTAGCAGTTAACCTTGAATACTCTGAATCCAATACAGAGAAAGTTCGCAAGTTTGTTCAAGAATATAAGCTTTCTTTTCCAATTCCTCTCGATGAAAAGAACACGATCGGAAAACAGTTTAGAGCCGTGTCGATTCCTACTAGTTATTTTATAGATGAAAAAGGAATAATTAAAAATTCGCACATAGGTCCAATGGATTATGATTTTATGAAGAGTGAAATTGACAAGATGAATAGGTAA
- a CDS encoding CAP domain-containing protein, whose translation MKKLVVASVLGASLFGANAGISEAASSCPFASLNNNQTQQAQAAPAPQQQQQAAPAPAPQQEQAKAPAAPKAEAGAELTAQEQQMLNLVNQEREKQGLPALKADPELTKVARVKAKDMIDNNYFDHNSPTYGSPFDMMKKFGVDYNTAGENLAGNSSVEGAHTSLMNSQGHRENILKSEYTSVGIGVVDGGQYGKMFVQMFKG comes from the coding sequence ATGAAAAAATTAGTAGTAGCATCAGTATTAGGCGCTTCCCTATTCGGCGCAAACGCAGGAATCTCAGAAGCGGCATCTTCATGCCCGTTCGCTTCTTTAAATAATAATCAAACTCAACAAGCTCAAGCAGCTCCAGCTCCACAACAGCAACAACAAGCTGCTCCAGCACCAGCTCCACAACAAGAGCAAGCAAAAGCTCCAGCAGCACCAAAAGCTGAAGCAGGTGCAGAACTTACTGCACAAGAGCAACAAATGTTAAACCTTGTAAACCAAGAGCGTGAAAAACAAGGACTACCAGCACTTAAAGCTGATCCTGAGTTAACAAAAGTGGCTCGCGTTAAAGCAAAAGACATGATCGACAACAACTATTTCGACCACAATTCACCAACTTACGGTTCACCATTTGACATGATGAAGAAGTTTGGTGTTGATTATAATACAGCTGGTGAAAACCTTGCAGGTAACTCTTCTGTAGAAGGCGCTCACACTAGCCTAATGAACTCTCAAGGTCACCGTGAAAACATCCTTAAGTCTGAATACACTAGCGTTGGTATCGGTGTAGTTGACGGTGGGCAATACGGTAAAATGTTCGTTCAAATGTTCAAAGGATAA
- a CDS encoding MarR family winged helix-turn-helix transcriptional regulator, which translates to MGNKDLKSYVERLEKVHYIVSKRLHPEIAIEKELTKTQFVLLKTLCIRNKWTVSKLADYMGVKPSAITVGADRLYKRGFVSRYRSDLDRRIVYLEITDEGHEILREAENERVNSISSYLNHLSQEELGIFIDIYEKLASGNHSNPDEIVFTTQTS; encoded by the coding sequence ATGGGGAATAAGGATTTGAAGTCCTATGTGGAGAGATTGGAGAAAGTGCATTACATTGTGTCAAAGCGTTTACACCCAGAGATTGCTATAGAAAAGGAGTTAACGAAAACACAGTTTGTACTTTTGAAGACGTTGTGTATTAGAAATAAATGGACCGTTTCAAAATTGGCTGACTATATGGGTGTAAAACCAAGTGCGATAACTGTTGGTGCAGATCGTTTGTACAAGCGTGGATTTGTAAGTCGTTACCGTAGTGACCTAGACCGTAGGATCGTCTATTTGGAGATTACCGACGAAGGACACGAAATCTTAAGAGAAGCTGAAAATGAAAGAGTTAATTCTATAAGTAGTTATCTTAATCATTTATCTCAAGAAGAATTAGGTATTTTTATTGATATTTACGAAAAGCTTGCAAGTGGCAATCATTCAAACCCAGACGAGATCGTCTTTACCACACAAACCAGTTGA
- a CDS encoding ATP-binding protein: MNKQYEEVEIKRIADFHHSLNHCPIHLFGLRRDAEGEYKFTYSVGSMLDELGVSIKPSPGTNLHDLYNKELIAEWTKPLERAFSGSIQTADIQLGVRRIRTTIYPVTGNHRDVLEVVGTSYLMSSRDEEQTNVQDLKKFKQLFNHALEAIVLCRSNMEIVEVNDRACDLLELSKEALIGSSADQFFVGNGKERILKKWQEVLNGKKIEGEFRYKTPDGLVKEIEYSCEKDIVDDLHVTVLRDVTDQKLTEQKLLKAEALNVVGELAAGVAHEIRNPLTSLKGFVQLIQNQTDEFDQYLSIILTEVDRIEHIIKEFLVLSKSNSQNFMMSCVTDIINDTVDLLNTQAIIKNIEIKKDLDDHVPLIFCDPLQLKQVFINFLKNAIEASAVGDCVEINMKLSRKKDFLQVQIRDYGCGMDETVMKKIGKPFFTTKNEGTGLGLMVSTNIIKHHNGRLDVKSKKGSGTMFTITIPIQ; the protein is encoded by the coding sequence ATGAACAAGCAATATGAAGAAGTCGAAATTAAACGTATTGCCGATTTTCACCATTCTCTTAACCATTGTCCTATCCATCTTTTCGGTCTGCGAAGAGATGCTGAGGGTGAATATAAGTTCACATATTCTGTAGGTTCTATGCTCGATGAACTTGGTGTATCCATAAAACCTTCTCCAGGAACAAACCTCCATGACCTTTATAACAAAGAGTTGATCGCAGAATGGACCAAACCATTAGAAAGAGCATTTTCGGGTTCGATACAAACCGCAGATATTCAATTAGGAGTTAGACGGATCCGAACAACCATTTATCCGGTTACGGGAAACCATCGCGATGTTTTAGAGGTTGTAGGAACATCCTATCTAATGTCCAGTAGAGACGAAGAACAGACAAATGTTCAAGACTTGAAAAAATTTAAACAGTTGTTTAACCATGCACTAGAGGCTATTGTTCTATGCCGTTCAAATATGGAGATTGTCGAAGTGAACGACCGTGCATGCGATCTATTAGAACTTTCTAAAGAAGCGCTAATAGGAAGCAGTGCAGACCAATTTTTTGTAGGGAACGGGAAGGAACGAATCCTTAAGAAGTGGCAAGAAGTCTTAAATGGAAAAAAGATCGAAGGAGAGTTTCGCTACAAGACTCCAGATGGATTAGTGAAAGAGATTGAATACTCTTGTGAGAAAGATATTGTAGATGATTTACATGTTACGGTTTTGAGAGATGTAACGGATCAAAAGCTTACCGAACAAAAATTGTTAAAGGCAGAAGCTTTAAACGTGGTAGGGGAACTTGCAGCAGGTGTAGCGCATGAAATACGCAATCCATTAACATCATTAAAAGGATTTGTTCAACTGATTCAGAATCAAACCGATGAATTTGATCAATATCTTTCGATTATTCTTACTGAGGTAGATCGAATCGAACATATCATCAAAGAATTTTTGGTTTTATCAAAAAGTAACTCACAAAATTTTATGATGTCTTGTGTGACCGACATTATTAACGACACAGTAGACTTATTGAACACACAGGCGATTATCAAAAATATCGAAATCAAAAAAGACTTAGATGACCACGTCCCCCTTATCTTTTGTGATCCGTTGCAACTTAAACAAGTGTTTATCAACTTTTTGAAGAACGCGATTGAAGCTTCTGCTGTAGGGGATTGTGTAGAAATTAACATGAAGTTATCCAGGAAAAAAGATTTTCTTCAAGTTCAGATTCGAGATTATGGGTGCGGTATGGATGAAACAGTCATGAAGAAGATCGGAAAACCCTTTTTTACCACAAAGAATGAAGGTACTGGCTTAGGATTGATGGTAAGTACAAACATCATCAAACACCATAATGGAAGGTTAGATGTGAAAAGTAAAAAAGGTAGTGGCACTATGTTTACCATCACGATTCCTATTCAATAA